GCGAGGACACCCAGCGCGAGGTGCCGTCGGCGGCGGCGCTGCGCCCGTCGAGAGTGGTCGCGAACTTCCAGGTCACGAAGGGCCGGCCGTTGCGGTGCGCGAACGTCCAGGCCCGGTTGACCTCGGCCGCCTCGTCGGCGAGCAGGCCGGCGTCGACCTCGATGCCCGCCTCGAGCAGCGTCTCCATGCCGCCCGCGGCCTGCGGGTTGGGGTCGCGCTGCGCGATGACCACGCGGGCGACGCCGGCGGCGATCAGCGCCTGCGAGCAGGGGCCGGTGCGACCGGTGTGGTTGCACGGCTCCAGCGTCACGATCGCCGTGGCGCCGCGCGCTCGGTCGCCGGCCACCTTCAGCGCCTCGACCTCGGCGTGCGGCGTACCGGCGCCGTGGTGGTAGCCCTCGCCGACGATGTCGCCGTCAGGGCCGAGCAGCACGCAGCCCACTCGCGGGTTGGGATGCAGAGGCACCCCGGGGGTCGCTGCCAGCGCGAGCGCACGACGCATCGCGTCGTACTCACGGGTGAACGTCTCCGCCACCGGCCACCGCCTCTCGTCGTCCTGGACGCGGACTCCGGGGCTTGCCTGGCGTACGACGGGCGCCCGCTGCGGGGCGTCCGTCGGACACTCGTGCGTGCACTTCCCATCCGGACTTTGACCGTCGGTCCAGGAGTTCCACCTGGTCAACCGATCACTGGCTGCGATCGGGTCGCGGACTGTCACCGCCGGTTCGGATTTTCACCGACCCCAGAGCACGCGAGCTCTTGGGACCCATGGTGGCACACGGCGACACGCCGCGGGTTGTGGGTCCGGTCACTGGAACCTCGGTAGCGTCGCAGGCATGTCGTATCCCCCACCCCTCTACGACGGCGAGGTCTCGGCCTGGGTGCGTCCCGGCACCGACGGCCCCGACCTCGTCTACCCCAACGGCAACCGGGTCCACTACCTGGCGCGTGGCGAGGCGACCGGCGGCCTGTTCGGCCTCTACCGCTGGGAGTTCTCCGAGGCGGTCAGCGGTCCGAGCCCGCACTTCCACCGCACCATGTCCGAGTCCTTCTACGTCCTCGAGGGCGAGGTGCGGATCCACACCGGCACCTCGTGGACGACGGCGCGGCCGGGCGACTTCCTGCACGTGCCGCCCGGCGGCGTCCACGGGTTCCGCAACGAGTCCGGTGCCCCGGCGTCGATGCTGCTGCACTTCGCCCCGGGCGCGCCGCGCGAGCCCTACTTCGAGGGGCTCGATCGGCTCGCCCGGGGCGAGGAGTGGACGCCCGAGGAGTACGACGCGTTCATGCGCGAGCACGACAACGTGTGGGTCGAGGAGTAGGCGTCTCGAGACGGTCACTGCACGACCTCCTCGACGTCCGGGCTACGCCGAGAGGATCAGCCCGCTCGTGGGCACACCGGTGCCGGCGGTCACCAGCACGTGGTGGGCGTCTGCGACCGGGTTGACCGAGGTGCCGCGGATCTGGCGCACTCCCTCGGCGATGCCGTTCATGCCGTGGATGTAGGCCTCGCCGAGCTGGCCGCCGTGGGTGTTGATGGGCAGCCGGCCGCCGATCTCGATGGCGCCGTCCTTGACGAAGTCCTTGGCCTCGCCGCGGCCGCAGAAGCCGAGCTCCTCGAGCTGCATGAGGACGTACGGCGTGAAGTGGTCGTAGAGCACGGCCATCGGCATGTCGGCGGGGGTGAGGCCGGACTGCTTCCACAGCTCGCGGCCCACCACGCCGATCTCGGGGATGCCGATGTCGTCGCGGTAGTAGGACGTCATCACGAACTGGTCGCGGCCCGAGCCCTGCGCCGCGGCGGCGACGTACGCCGGTGGCTGGGCCAGGTCCTTGGCCCGCTCGGCCGACACGACCACGAGGGCGACGGCGCCGTCGGACTCCTGGCAGCAGTCGAGCAGGTGCAGCGGGTCGGCGATCATCCGGGAGGCCTGGTGGTCCTCGAGGGTGATCGGCTTGCCGAAGAAGAACGCGGCCGGGTTGGTGGCGGCGTGCCGGCGGTCGGCGACCGCGACGCGGCCGAAGTCGGCCGAGGTGGCGCCGTACTCGTGCATGTAGCGGCGGGCCTGCATCGCGACCGTGGCGGCCGGGGTGGACAGGCCGAGCGGGTAGGTCCAGGCGTTGTCGAGGCCGTTGGTGTTGACCTGCTGGGCCGCCCACGCCGACACCTGGCCGAACCGGTCACCCGAGCGCTCGTTGAAGCCGCGGTAGGCGACGACGACGTCGGCGACGCCGGTGGCGACGGCCATCGCGGCCTGCTGGACGGTGGCGCAGGCAGCACCGCCGCCGTAGTTGATCCGGCTGAAGAAGCGCAGCTCGGGGATGCCGAGCTCGCGGGCCACGGCGATCTCGGACGAGGTGTCCATCGTGAAGGTGACCAGGCCGTCGACGTCGGCGGGCGTGAGGCCGCAGTCGGCGAGCGCGTGGCGCACGGCCTCGACGGAGAGCTGGAGCTCGGAGCGGCCCGACTCCTTGGAGAACTCGGTCGCGCCGATGCCGGCGATCGCGGCCCTGCCCGACAGGGTGCGCTCGGTCATGCCGCCACCGTGACCGTTCCGACGACGTGGTCGCCGAGCGACACCGCGCCGACCACCTTGATGGTGGCGACGCCGTCGGCGACGTCGGTCACCTCACCGGTGAACGTGAACGTGTCATAGGGGTACGCCGGCGCGCCGAGGCGGATCGCGATGCCCCGGATCTGCACGTCGGGTCCGACCCAGTCGGTGACGTAGCGCTCGCACAGCGCGGTCGAGGTGAGGATGTTGACGAAGATGTCCTTCGATCCGGCCGCCTGGGCGATGTCGCGGTCGTGGTGGACGTCTTGGAAGTCGCGGGTCGCGATCGCGGTCGAGACCACGAGGGTCGGCGTGATCGGAAGGGTCCACTCGGGGAGCCGGTCCCCCACGAACAGCTTGGCGCTCATCGGTCCACCTTCGTCCAGATCGGGAGGGTCAGGTCGTCGTCGACCACGTTCCAGCCGACGGTGGCGCGGTCGCCGATCTCGACCGGGCCGGTCATCTCGGCCACCATCCGCACGCCCTCGTCGAGGTCGAGCAGCGCGATGACCAGCGGGAGCTCCTTGCCGGGCACCTGCGGAGCGTGGTGGACCAGGTAGGAGAACACCGTGCCCTCGCCTGCGGACACGACATAGCCGCGGTCGAACGCGCCGCAGTCGGGGCAGGCCGGGCCGGGCGGGTGGCGCAGGACGCCGCACTGGTTGCACTTCTGGATGCGCAGCTCGCGCTTCGCCGTACCCTCGAAGAAGTAGGCGTTGTCCCGGTTGACGACCGGGCGCACCGGGCCGCTCACGCGTCGGCTTTCGCACGCGGGACGAACTTGAGGACCCGGAAGAGCATGGTCGCGACCCGCTCGCTGGGCCCGTCGGGGTGGTCGACGTACCAGGTGTTGCGGGAGGTCACGAAGTAGCCGACGCCCATCCCGGTGGCCTTCGGGCCGACGACCGAGTCGAGCGCGGTGGTGACCCGCAGCTGCTCCCCCACTCGCAGGTAGCGGTCGTAGGACTGCTCGCAGTTGGTGCCGAGGACGGCGGTGAAGCCCGCGTCGGTGAGCACCCGCATCATCGAGTGGAGGGGGTCCTGCTCGGGCGGCTTGCCGCCGAGGCCGTACATGGTCCAGACCTGGGCCATCGACGGCGGCGCCTCGCCCGCCGCGAACCGCGGGTTGTCGAGGCCCATCGCCTCCAGCCAGTTGTTGATCGTCGGCTGGTTCACCTCGTCGCGGGCGACCCGCTCGGCGGCCTCGCCCCAGGCCTTGATCCGGTCGGCCTCGGCCATGATCTTCTCGTGGACCGCGGGGTCCACCAGCGCCTGCTGCTCGTGGGTGCTCATCGCGGCACCCGCGGCAGGCCGAGGCCGAACATCGAGATCAGCTCGCGCTGGACCTCCTGCACCCCGCCACCGAAGGTGAGCACGAGGTTCCGCTTGGCCTGCGCATCGAGGTAGTCGAGCAGGTCCTTCGTCACCGTCTCCCCCGCGTCACCGTGGCGGTGCACGAGCGAGATGAGGTCGGCGAGCAGGTGCTGCACCTGGTCGGAGGCGAAGACCTTCGACGACGACGCGTCCGCCACCTCGATCTCGCCGGCGGCCGCGGCACGCGCGACCTCCCAGTTGAGCAGCTCGTTGATCCGGAACACCGCGGTGGTCCTGCCGAGCACGTCGCGGACGTCGGGACGGTCGAGGACGCCGGCCGCCCCGGCCCAGCGCAGGACCCGATCGCGCAGGCCCTCGATCCGTCCGGCGGGGCCGAGCATGACCCGCTCGTGGTTGAGCTGGGTCGTGATCAGCTTCCAGCCCTGGTTCTCCTCGCCGACGAGCATGTCGACGGGGACCCGGACGTCGTTGAAGTACGTCGCGTTGACGTGGTGCGAGCCGTCGGCCGTGATGATCGGGGTCCAGCTGTAGCCGGGATCCTTGGTGTCCACGATCAGGATCGAGATGCCCTTGTGCTTCGGGGCGTCCGGGTCGGTGCGGACCGCGAGCCACAGGTAGTCGGCCTGGTGGCCGCCGGTGGTCCACATCTTCTGTCCGTTGACCAGGTAGTAGGGGTCGCCGTCGCCCTCGATCAGCTTGGCCGTGGTGCGCAGCGAGGCGAGGTCCGTGCCGGCGTCGGGCTCGCTGTAGCCGATCGCGAAGTGCACGTCGCCCTTGAGGATGCGCTCGAGGAAGAGGTCCTTCTGCTTCTGCGTGCCGTAGCGGATCAGGGTCGGGCCGACGGTCTGCAGGGTGACCGACGGGAGGTGCACGTCGGCGTACTGCGCCTCGTTGGCGAAGATCGTCTGCTCGATCTCGCCGAGCCCGTGGCCGCCGTACTCCTCCGGCCAGCCGACGCCCATCCAGCCGTCGGTGCCGAGGCGGCGGATCATCCGCTCGTAGGTCGGCCCGTGGCGGTTCCAGGCGCCCTCGACCGGGTCCGGGTCGTGGATGCCGTCGAACTCGGCCGCGACACCGCCGAAGTACTCGCGCAGTCGCGCCTTGAGCGCGCGCTGGTCGTCGGTCAGCTCGAGGTTCTTGGCGTCGGCGTCCTCGACCGGGACGTCGGCCGCGGTGGTGTCGAGCGCGTGCGCGAGGTCGGTGCCCCACATGGTCAGCGCGACGAGCGGGTAGGTGATGTCGACGCCCATGCCGCCGTGGAGGTGGTGACAGGTGCGCAGGGCGTACGGCGCCACCTGGCTCGCCCAGTAGCCGGCCACGGCGAGGTCGTCCTCGGCCGGGAGGTCCTCGGCGACGCGCCACACGGCGTTGTCGGCAGCGAGGTCGAGGGTGCGCGAGGTGATGTAGACGTCGGCCATCTGGAGCGAGACGGCCTGGAACTCGGCGAGCGCGCGACCGAACTGCCGGCGGCCCTTGACGTAGTCGGCGGTCAGGTCGCGGGCACCGGCGAGCACGCCCGCGGCGGTGGCGGCCAGGCCGGCTCGAGCCAGGTCGCGCAGCCGGGCGGCGGCACCGTCGGCGAGCGGCTCGGCCGGGGCGCCGTCGAGGACGACGGTGTGCTGCGGGATGGCACTGGACGCGCTGGCGGGCAGCAGGGTCACGCCCGGACCGGCCGGGTCGACGAGCACGACGACCTCGTCGTCCCCGTCGGCGGCCGTCACGAGGAGGCGGGCGGCCTGCTCGGCGAAGGTGACGGCGAGCTTGCGGCCGCTGACCGTGCCGTCGGCGTACGTCGCGGCGCCGCGCAGCGCGGGCGTGAGGACCAGCTCGCCGGCGGCGATGCCGGGCAGCAGCTCCTTGCGCTGGGCGTCGGTGCCGTGGCCGGCGAGGGTGAGGGCGCCGCAGCACAGCGTCTCCCACGCCGGCACCTGGACGGCGACGCGGCCGGTCTCGCGGAGCAGGACGGCGACCTCGGTGAGGCCGAGTCCTTCGCCACCGTGCTCCTCGGGAACCGGCAGCGAGGTCAGTCCGGCTCCGGCCCAGGCCGCCCAGTCCCGGGCGTCGGCCTCGCGCTCGAGCACCTCGCCGACGACGGCACGTACTGCGTTGATCGCCTCTGCATCCACGGAGAAACTGTAACGTGTTCTAGTCTGGCCCGCATGGGTGCCGTCTCACTGATCGACGTCGCGCGCCGCCGCGTGGAGCTGCCGGCGACCCGGATCCCGTCGGGACGGATGGTGGAGCTGCCGGGACGGGGCGGGTCGACGTACGTCACCGACACGCCGGGACCGCACCCGGACTCGCCGGCGATCGTACTGCTGCACGCGCTCGGCACGACCGGACTGCTCACCTGGTTCCCCGCGATCGAGCCGCTGTCGCGGCGTTTCCGCGTGATCACGCTCGACCAGCGCTGGCACGGGCGCGGCATCCAGGGCGCGGAGTTCTCGCTCACCGACTGCGCCGACGACGTGGCCGCGCTGGTCGACGTCCTCGGGCTGGACGAGGTGATCGTCGGCGGCTACTCGATGGGCTCGATCGTCGCCCAGCGGGTCTGGCGCCAGCATCCGGCGATCGTGGCCGGCCTGGTCCTCGGCGCGACCACCGACCGGTTCCAGCTCACCGCGGCCGAGCGCGGGTTCTTCCTGGGCATGGGCTCCACCATGGTCGCGCTGCGCGGCGTCTCGCGGTCCCGTACGGCGGTGCGCGCGGCCCGTGCGGCGGCGCGGGGCGTCGACCTCGAGGTCTCCGACCTGCACGAGTGGGCGCTGCGCGAGTTCCGCTCGACCAGCCCGTGGGCCGTCGGGCAGGCGCTCGCCGCGCTCGGCCAGCACCACTCGCGACCGTGGCTCTCGCGGATCGACGTACCGACCGCCGTGGTCGCGATGATGCGCGACCGGGTCATCCCGACCCCGCGCCAGCTCGCGCTGGCACGCGCGATCCCCGGCGCGACCGTGCACGAGGTCGACGACGGGCACGCCGGGTGCGTGCTCGGCGCCGGGAAGTTCGTGCCGCGCTTCGTCGAGGCGGCCGCGACCGTCAACGCGCGGCGTCGGGACTTCCCGCGCCATCGACCGCTGCGCTGAGCCGGGCCAGCTCCCCCGGGAAGTGGCGCACGAGCGCGTCGGTGTCGGGCATCGACTCGCGGCAGGCGATCGCGCCGACATGCATCTGGCCGGCGTTCGACATCACGGTGACGTTCAGGCCAGCACCGTGGAAGACCGGGCCGAGGGGACACAGGGCGTCGATCCGCGCACCCATGAAGTAGAGCGGGACCGGCGGTCCGGGCACGTTGGAGATGACCAGGTTGTGCACGACCGGGTGCTTCTCCGCCAGGCGCAGGTTGGCGTAGGCGCGCACCGCGAGACCGAAGGTCCGCGGCGCGGCGAACTCCGCCCAGTCCTGCAGTGCGTCGGCGCTGATCGCGTTGTGGTGCTCCTTGGCGTGCTGGTTGCGCTCGGCGAGCATCCGCAGCCGCTCCAGCGGGTCGTCGATGTCGGTGCCGAGCTTGGTGAACAGCGCGGAGACCTTGTTGGCGCCGGTCGAGCGCCGTGAGCTGTCGCGCACGCTGACGGGGACGGTCGCCAGCAACGAGGACTCGGGCAGCTCGTCGCGCTCGGCGAGGTAGGCGCGCAGCGCGCCGCCGGAGACGGCGAGGACGACGTCGTTGACGGTGGTGCCGGTGACCTTCTTGATGCGGCGGATCTCCTCGAGGTCGAGGTCGGCCATCGCGATCGAGCGGTGCGAGGTGATGGTGCCGTTGAAGGAGGTGCGCGGGGCGGAGAAGGGCGCGGCCATGGCGGTCCCCTGCCGGGCGCGACCGATGCTCCTGGTGACCAGCTGGGCCGAGGGCTTGAGCACCTTGACCAGGGTGACCGGGCGGGTCGCCGTACCGATGACGGCACGGCCGAGCAGCTCGCCCCGACCGGGGTCGCGCGGGTGCGGGGCGTTCTCGGGCACCAGGGGCGGTGAGTCGGGCTCGAGCGAGCACAGGTGCGAGATCAGGTTGGAGCCGGAGACGCCGTCGACCGTCGCGTGGTGCATCTTGGCGAACACGACGACCTTCTCGGACTCCTCGCCCTCGGGCCGGTAGCCCTCGATCACCCACATCTCCCACAGTGGGCGGGAGCGGTCGAGCGGCAGCGAGGCGAGGTGGGCGCACAGGTCCATCAGCTCGGCGTACCCACCGGGCGTCGGCAGCGCGAGCCGGTGCACGTGGCGCTCGATGTCGAAGCCCTTGTCGCGCACCCAGACCGGGTGGTCGAGGCCGAGCGGGACGCCGCGCACCTTGCGGGTGAAGCCGGGCACGTCGCGCACGCGGACCTCGATCTCGCGCTGCATCGCGGCGAAGGTGTAGCGCGCGGTCATCGTCGCCGGGTCGAGCACCATCACCGCGCACACGTGCATCAGCTGGGCGGGCGTCTCCAGGTAGAGGAAGCTCGCATCCAGTCCCGACAGCCGATCCATCGCTGACCCCCATGAAAACTAGAACGGGTACCAGTTTCTCACAACGAGCCGGATACTCTCGCGTCATGGGTTTCGTACGGCGCCAGCTCGTCACGGCGGCGCTGACCGCCAACGCCATCCGCCCCGTCCCCGGCTTCCGTGCCGGCATCCCCGCCTTCTTCGCCGGCTGGCTCACCGGCGAGCTCGCGCCCCACGTCCTCGGGCTGACCGTCGCCGACGCCGCCGCCCACGCGACCGGGTCGCGGCGCGACTGGCGCGGCCTGGCCCTGGCCGGGCTCTCCGCAGCCGGACTGGCGTACCTGGTCAAGCAGAGCCGGCAGGCGGTCGACGACGCCGAGGACGCGCTGGTCGAGGGCCTCGGCGTGGAGTACGTCGAGCAGCTCGACGCCCGGCCGACGCCGGCGGACCTCGCGACGCCGTGGCGACGGCTGGCCAACCCGTTCGCCTTCGGGCGGGCGGCCCGCCGAGCGGGGGTCGAGGTGCACCGCGACATCCCGTTCACGCCGTACGGACGACGGGGGCTGCTCGACGTCTACACCTCCGAGGTGACTCCGGCCGCCGGGGCGCCGGTGCTGCTGCAGGTGCACGGCGGCGGCTGGGCGATCGGCAACAAGGACCAGCAGGGACTGCCGCTGATGCAGCACATGGCCGCGAAGGGCTGGGTCTGCGTCGCGATCAACTACCGGCTCGCGCCGCGCGACCGGTGGCCGGCGCAGGTCGTCGACGTGAAGGCCGCGATCGCGTGGATCAAGGAGAACATCGCGGAGTTCGGCGGCGACCCGTCGTACATCGCGATCACCGGCGGCTCGGCCGGCGGGCACCTCACCGCCCTCACGGCCGTCACCCCCAACGCGCCGGAGTTCCAGCCCGGTTTCGAGTCTGCCGACACGACCGTCCAGGCCGCGGTCCCCTACTACGGCGTCTACGACCTCGCCGGCGCGAGCGGGCTGCGCACCGCCGAGCTGATGCGCGACAAGTTCCTCGCCCCGATCGTCTTCAAGCGCTCGCCGCGCACGGAGCGCGAGGTGTTCGAGGAGGCGAGCCCGCTGCTGCGGGTCACCGCCGACGCCCCGGACTTCTTCGTCATCCACGGCTCCCGCGACACCCTGGTCGACGTCGGGCAGGCGCGGGCGTTCGTCGAGGCGCTGCGCTCGACCTCCAAGCGGACGGTGACGTACGCCGAGCTGCCGGGCGCCCAGCACGCGTTCGACATCTTCCCGTCGATCCGCTCCCAGCACCTGGTCCGCGCCACCGACCGGTTCCTGCACTGGCACTGGAACGGATGGCGGCGGGAGCGGCTGTCCACAAGCTCCCCCGCACCGTTGGATCCGCCCGCCGACGCGACGTAGGGTCACCACACGACCACGACCCGGAGGACCACCATGGCCATGTCGAACGCCAACCTGGAACGGCGCATCGAGCGCAACACCAACGACATCGAGGCGATCTACGACATCCTGACCGACCACGGTGAGCAGCTGGGTGCGATTCAGGCAAAGCTCGTCGAGCACGATGCCCGGTTCGAGGCGATCGACGCCCGGTTCGAGGCGATCGACGCCCGGTTCGACGGAGTCGACGCGACCCTTGCCGAGATCCTGCGCCGGCTGCCCGAGCCGCCGGCCGAAGGCTAGGAGCGCGGCAGCCCGAGGATGCGCTCGCCCGCGACGTTGCGCAGGATCTGCGTCGTACCGCCGGCGATCGACAGGCAACGGGTGTTGAGCTGCTCCCAGACGTCGGCCGCGAGCGGGTCGCGAGACTCCTTGCCGATCGGGCCGAGCAGGGCGAGGTCGTCGCCCTGGAGCCGGACCACGAGCTCGGCGGAGTCCTGACGGCTGCGGACGCCGAGCAGCTTGGCCACGCTCGACTCGGCGCCGGGGCCGTGGCCGCCGAGGGCGCGCAGGGTGGTGCGCACGCCGAGGAGCGCGCAGACGGTGGCGAGGGCGACCTGACGGCCGACCTCGACGCGCTCGACGGGACCGAGGTCGCGGGTCGCGGCGAGCTCGACGGCGCGCTCGACGCTCTTGGTGAGCCGGGCGCCGGCCATGGCGACCCGCTCGTTGGCGAGGGTGGTGCGGGCCAGGCGCCAGCCGTCGCCGGGCTCGGCGACGACGCAGTCGTCGGGCACGAAGACATCGTCGAGGAAGACCTCGTTGAACAGCGCCTCGCCGGTGATCTCGCGCAGCGGCCGGACCTCGATGCCGGGCGTGCGCATGTCGACGAGGAAGTAGGTGATGCCCTTGTGCTGCGGGACGTCGGCGTCGGTGCGGGCCAGGCAGATGCCCCAGTCGGCACGCTCGGCGACCGAGGTCCACACCTTCTGCCCGGTCAGCGACCAGCCGCCGTCGACCTTCACGGCGCGGGTGCGCAGCGAGGCGAGGTCCGAGCCGGAGCCGGGCTCGGAGAACAGCTGGCACCAGGTCAGCTCGCCGAGCAGCGAGGGCCGCACGAAACGCTCGCGCTGCGCATCGGTGCCGTGGGCGAGGATCGTCGGGACGGCCCAGCCAGCGATCACCAGGTCCGGACGTACGACGCCCGCGCGGCCCAGCTCCTGGTCGATGACGATCTGCGTGGTGGCGTCGGCACCGAGGCCGTAGGGGGTGGGCCAGTGCGGCGTCAGGTAGCCCGCGTCGACCAGGGCCGCCCGCTGCTCGGCCGCCGGCAGCCCGGCGATCCGCTCGGCGACGGCGCGCGCCTCCGGCCGGATCGGCTCGTCGCGGCCCTCGAGGTCGACGTCGACACGACGCCGGACACCGGACACGGCGGCGGCGGTCACCCGCTCCGCCGCGGGGTCGGCGGAGCCGACGAGGGCTCGCAGGGTGAGCGCGCGGCGCAGGTAGAGGTGGGCGTCGTGCTCGTAGGTGAAGCCGATGCCGCCGAGGACCTGGATGCAGGCCTTGGCGACCTCGACGGCGCCGTCGAAGCAGGTCACGTGGGCGACGTCGGTCGCGAAGGCCCACTGCTCCTCGTCGGCGCCACCGGCCGCCGCGGCCGCGTCCCAGGCTGCCGCGGTGACGGCCTCGGCGGTCTCGAGCATCTGGGCGCACAGGTGCTTGATCGCCTGGAAGGCGCCGATCCGCTGGCCGAACTGCTCACGCACCTTGGCGTAGTCGACCGCCGTCTCCAGGCACCAGCGCGTCACACCGGCGGCCTCGGCCGCGGCCAGGGTGACCGCGGTACGCCGCGCGGCCGGCTCGGCGAGCCCGGGACCAGTGCCGCGGGCGTGCCGTGCCGAGAGGTCGATGCCGGGCGCGGGGACGCCGCGGCCCGCCGTACCGCCGTCCCACACGACGCCGTCGTCGTCGAGCTGCACGCCGTGCCGCCCGGGCGTGCCGGTCAGCAGGCCGCCGACGGCCGCGCCGAGCAGTCCGCCCGGCAGCAGCTCGTGGGCGCAGGCCTCGAGGGCCACCGCCTGGTCGAGCACGGTGCCGCCACCCCCGCCGTCCGCCTCGGGTACGGCGATCGCGTGGACCCCCATCTCCTCGATCGCGGCCCAGATCGCGGCGAAGTCGGCATCCACCTCGCCCTCGGCGGCGCGGACCGCCGCCAGCGGGGACAGGCTCGCGGCCCACTTGCGCAGGCTGTCGGCGAGCTCGACCTGCTCGTCGGTGATGCCGATCGACATGGTGCTCCTTGGTCTCGAGGCTCGCTGCGCTCGCACCTCAACCTGCGGAGCGCCAAACTAGAACGCGTTCTAACTCTACTAGAGTGCACGGGTGACCGACACCATGCCGTCCGACCTGCTGGACCATGCCCGCGCCGCGAAGGGCTTCATGCCCGAGGACGAGGGCGCGCTGCTGCACCGGGTCGCACTGGAGCGCCTCCCCCACGGTCCCGCGCTCGAGGTCGGCACCTACTGCGGCAAGTCCGGGATCTACCTCGGCGCCGCCGCCCGCCAGGTCACCGACCAGACGGGCGAGACGGCGGTCGTGTTCACCGTCGACCACCACCGCGGCTCCGAGGAGAACCAGGCCGGCTGGGAGCACCACGACGCCAGCGTGGTCGACCCCGAGTTCGGCCTGATGGACACGCTGGGCCAGTTCCGCAAGAACATCGCGCGCGCCGGCCTCGAGGACCACGTGATCGCCGTCGTCGGCCAGTCCGCCACCGTCGCCGCCCACTGGCGCACGCCGCTCTCGCTGGTGTTCATCGACGGCGGGCACGGCGAGGAGCCGGCCCGCGCCGACTTCACCGGCTGGGCGCACTGGGTCGACGCGGGCGGCTATCTCGCCATCCACGACGTCTTCCCGGACCCCGCGGACGGCGGCCGGCCGCCGTACGAGCAGATCTACCTGCCCGCCCTCGCGAGCGGGCAGTACACGGAGGTCGCCGTCACCGGCTCCCTCCGTGTCCTGCAGCGCACCAAAGGGTCAGCGGGCGACCCGCTGTGATTCTGGCGCTCGCTGCGTCAGCGAACCGGGGCCGAGGAGCAGTCGCACTCCAGCGCGATCTCCTCGAAGTGC
The genomic region above belongs to Nocardioides sp. QY071 and contains:
- a CDS encoding cupin domain-containing protein, yielding MSYPPPLYDGEVSAWVRPGTDGPDLVYPNGNRVHYLARGEATGGLFGLYRWEFSEAVSGPSPHFHRTMSESFYVLEGEVRIHTGTSWTTARPGDFLHVPPGGVHGFRNESGAPASMLLHFAPGAPREPYFEGLDRLARGEEWTPEEYDAFMREHDNVWVEE
- a CDS encoding lipid-transfer protein, with the translated sequence MTERTLSGRAAIAGIGATEFSKESGRSELQLSVEAVRHALADCGLTPADVDGLVTFTMDTSSEIAVARELGIPELRFFSRINYGGGAACATVQQAAMAVATGVADVVVAYRGFNERSGDRFGQVSAWAAQQVNTNGLDNAWTYPLGLSTPAATVAMQARRYMHEYGATSADFGRVAVADRRHAATNPAAFFFGKPITLEDHQASRMIADPLHLLDCCQESDGAVALVVVSAERAKDLAQPPAYVAAAAQGSGRDQFVMTSYYRDDIGIPEIGVVGRELWKQSGLTPADMPMAVLYDHFTPYVLMQLEELGFCGRGEAKDFVKDGAIEIGGRLPINTHGGQLGEAYIHGMNGIAEGVRQIRGTSVNPVADAHHVLVTAGTGVPTSGLILSA
- a CDS encoding MaoC family dehydratase translates to MSAKLFVGDRLPEWTLPITPTLVVSTAIATRDFQDVHHDRDIAQAAGSKDIFVNILTSTALCERYVTDWVGPDVQIRGIAIRLGAPAYPYDTFTFTGEVTDVADGVATIKVVGAVSLGDHVVGTVTVAA
- a CDS encoding OB-fold domain-containing protein yields the protein MSGPVRPVVNRDNAYFFEGTAKRELRIQKCNQCGVLRHPPGPACPDCGAFDRGYVVSAGEGTVFSYLVHHAPQVPGKELPLVIALLDLDEGVRMVAEMTGPVEIGDRATVGWNVVDDDLTLPIWTKVDR
- a CDS encoding MaoC family dehydratase N-terminal domain-containing protein, yielding MSTHEQQALVDPAVHEKIMAEADRIKAWGEAAERVARDEVNQPTINNWLEAMGLDNPRFAAGEAPPSMAQVWTMYGLGGKPPEQDPLHSMMRVLTDAGFTAVLGTNCEQSYDRYLRVGEQLRVTTALDSVVGPKATGMGVGYFVTSRNTWYVDHPDGPSERVATMLFRVLKFVPRAKADA
- a CDS encoding acyl-CoA dehydrogenase, with amino-acid sequence MDAEAINAVRAVVGEVLEREADARDWAAWAGAGLTSLPVPEEHGGEGLGLTEVAVLLRETGRVAVQVPAWETLCCGALTLAGHGTDAQRKELLPGIAAGELVLTPALRGAATYADGTVSGRKLAVTFAEQAARLLVTAADGDDEVVVLVDPAGPGVTLLPASASSAIPQHTVVLDGAPAEPLADGAAARLRDLARAGLAATAAGVLAGARDLTADYVKGRRQFGRALAEFQAVSLQMADVYITSRTLDLAADNAVWRVAEDLPAEDDLAVAGYWASQVAPYALRTCHHLHGGMGVDITYPLVALTMWGTDLAHALDTTAADVPVEDADAKNLELTDDQRALKARLREYFGGVAAEFDGIHDPDPVEGAWNRHGPTYERMIRRLGTDGWMGVGWPEEYGGHGLGEIEQTIFANEAQYADVHLPSVTLQTVGPTLIRYGTQKQKDLFLERILKGDVHFAIGYSEPDAGTDLASLRTTAKLIEGDGDPYYLVNGQKMWTTGGHQADYLWLAVRTDPDAPKHKGISILIVDTKDPGYSWTPIITADGSHHVNATYFNDVRVPVDMLVGEENQGWKLITTQLNHERVMLGPAGRIEGLRDRVLRWAGAAGVLDRPDVRDVLGRTTAVFRINELLNWEVARAAAAGEIEVADASSSKVFASDQVQHLLADLISLVHRHGDAGETVTKDLLDYLDAQAKRNLVLTFGGGVQEVQRELISMFGLGLPRVPR
- a CDS encoding alpha/beta fold hydrolase gives rise to the protein MGAVSLIDVARRRVELPATRIPSGRMVELPGRGGSTYVTDTPGPHPDSPAIVLLHALGTTGLLTWFPAIEPLSRRFRVITLDQRWHGRGIQGAEFSLTDCADDVAALVDVLGLDEVIVGGYSMGSIVAQRVWRQHPAIVAGLVLGATTDRFQLTAAERGFFLGMGSTMVALRGVSRSRTAVRAARAAARGVDLEVSDLHEWALREFRSTSPWAVGQALAALGQHHSRPWLSRIDVPTAVVAMMRDRVIPTPRQLALARAIPGATVHEVDDGHAGCVLGAGKFVPRFVEAAATVNARRRDFPRHRPLR
- a CDS encoding wax ester/triacylglycerol synthase family O-acyltransferase, producing the protein MDRLSGLDASFLYLETPAQLMHVCAVMVLDPATMTARYTFAAMQREIEVRVRDVPGFTRKVRGVPLGLDHPVWVRDKGFDIERHVHRLALPTPGGYAELMDLCAHLASLPLDRSRPLWEMWVIEGYRPEGEESEKVVVFAKMHHATVDGVSGSNLISHLCSLEPDSPPLVPENAPHPRDPGRGELLGRAVIGTATRPVTLVKVLKPSAQLVTRSIGRARQGTAMAAPFSAPRTSFNGTITSHRSIAMADLDLEEIRRIKKVTGTTVNDVVLAVSGGALRAYLAERDELPESSLLATVPVSVRDSSRRSTGANKVSALFTKLGTDIDDPLERLRMLAERNQHAKEHHNAISADALQDWAEFAAPRTFGLAVRAYANLRLAEKHPVVHNLVISNVPGPPVPLYFMGARIDALCPLGPVFHGAGLNVTVMSNAGQMHVGAIACRESMPDTDALVRHFPGELARLSAAVDGAGSPDAAR